A single Spiroplasma floricola 23-6 DNA region contains:
- a CDS encoding GntR family transcriptional regulator: MDKKWEIVFDYLMYLIRENKVKPGEVLPSQNMLKTKFGYSEQPIRIAFNKLIELQIVKSVNGKGFVVQDKISNNLLFSFRELFPGSKSIYTDFEELICDALLAHESGYQINERLIKFKCFRKTEKNELILFQESYIKKEKFKNLTLKDLNQEGLMYFIEKKTSSIVSHSSKKISFITNSEDIEKYFNLTENAINGLILDEGKVYDIFGEILEFRKSYYQPKFFEWNFIEWRK, from the coding sequence ATGGACAAAAAATGAGAAATAGTTTTTGACTATTTAATGTATTTAATTAGAGAAAATAAAGTAAAACCTGGTGAAGTATTGCCAAGTCAAAATATGTTAAAAACTAAATTTGGTTACTCAGAACAGCCCATTAGAATAGCATTCAATAAATTAATTGAATTACAAATTGTAAAATCAGTTAATGGAAAGGGTTTTGTTGTTCAAGATAAAATTTCCAACAATTTATTATTTAGTTTCAGAGAATTATTTCCTGGATCTAAAAGTATATATACAGATTTTGAAGAATTGATTTGTGATGCTTTATTAGCACATGAAAGTGGTTATCAAATTAATGAAAGACTTATAAAATTTAAGTGTTTTCGAAAAACAGAGAAAAACGAATTAATTTTATTTCAAGAAAGTTATATTAAAAAAGAAAAGTTTAAAAATTTGACATTAAAAGACTTAAATCAAGAAGGTTTAATGTATTTTATTGAGAAAAAAACATCTTCAATTGTGAGTCACTCATCTAAAAAAATATCATTTATTACAAATTCAGAAGATATTGAAAAATATTTTAATTTAACTGAAAATGCTATTAATGGTTTAATTTTAGATGAAGGAAAAGTTTATGACATTTTTGGAGAAATTTTAGAATTCAGAAAAAGTTATTATCAACCAAAATTTTTTGAATGAAATTTTATAGAATGAAGAAAATAA
- a CDS encoding PTS transporter subunit EIIC — MAKVNYAQEAKRFIDAVGGEENIESYLHCVTRLRFNVIDKEKVNIDEIKSSPIAKGTNWTQNQLQIILGTGVVEAAYAEVQKILEVKNNVESSSQSTKGESFEEFALKAKANKEALRNKGGRFAWLQMSMKTLGDIFLPIIPAIVAAGLAMGVAALIKTIVKSSAGDEAINPNSLLWIIIDIVTKTAFSSLSVLICWSTVKRFGGNPVIGIIIGLMLVSPLLPDKGAIASWDAQSQFLENYKINPIDPKLTGEQYWVDHLKLNLMTQEVKPIYLWIIPITGYQGSVLPALIIGIGVAYLEKWIKTWMPKSVNIIFTPFLTIVVALLVALLALGPVLLLVEKGVLIGTQAILNIPFGFGTALIAGVLQAIVITGCHQVLQGLEMQLVTNGSIPVDGVASGSIFNAIWTASIISQGGAAMAVALKTKSKQEKNLAMSSSVSTMFGITEPAIFGVNLPKIKPFIFASAGGAIGGFVAGLLNVKCSGMGVTVLPGLLLYTDSVRNLLLIILVNVVSFGSAFALSFFFYWEAGRKVTQKQIDAYATKVVNAQIDLKKFAKEVEVKNHEQKVKSFENKLEKMKVKEAKLKEDKVKYETYIQEVKVLKEQEKAEKTKVKLEKQQAKEELQKLKADPKKWEELLAKVKADKLVEKQKLKEEKAKNKITR; from the coding sequence ATGGCAAAAGTAAATTATGCTCAAGAAGCTAAAAGATTTATTGATGCAGTTGGTGGAGAAGAAAATATTGAATCATATTTACATTGTGTTACAAGATTACGTTTCAATGTAATCGATAAAGAAAAAGTAAATATTGATGAAATTAAATCTTCACCAATTGCTAAAGGTACAAACTGAACTCAAAATCAATTGCAAATTATTTTGGGAACAGGTGTTGTTGAAGCAGCTTATGCTGAAGTTCAAAAAATATTAGAAGTTAAAAATAATGTAGAGAGCTCTTCACAATCAACAAAAGGTGAATCATTTGAAGAGTTTGCACTAAAAGCAAAAGCAAATAAAGAAGCTTTAAGAAATAAAGGTGGAAGATTTGCTTGATTGCAAATGAGTATGAAAACATTGGGAGATATTTTCTTACCAATTATTCCTGCTATTGTTGCAGCTGGTCTTGCAATGGGAGTTGCAGCTTTAATAAAAACTATTGTTAAATCATCTGCAGGTGATGAAGCTATTAATCCTAATTCATTGCTATGAATTATCATTGATATAGTTACAAAAACAGCATTTAGTTCACTTTCAGTACTAATTTGTTGATCTACTGTTAAAAGATTTGGTGGAAATCCAGTTATTGGAATTATTATAGGATTGATGTTAGTATCACCATTATTACCAGATAAAGGTGCTATTGCTTCATGAGATGCACAAAGTCAATTTTTAGAAAATTATAAGATTAATCCTATTGATCCAAAACTTACTGGTGAACAATATTGAGTAGATCACTTAAAATTAAATTTAATGACTCAAGAAGTTAAACCAATATATTTATGAATTATTCCAATTACTGGATATCAAGGTTCAGTATTGCCAGCTTTAATTATTGGAATTGGAGTTGCTTATTTAGAAAAATGAATTAAAACATGAATGCCTAAATCAGTAAATATTATATTCACTCCATTTTTAACAATAGTTGTTGCATTGCTTGTTGCATTGCTTGCACTTGGACCAGTTTTACTTCTAGTTGAAAAGGGAGTATTGATTGGAACTCAAGCAATACTTAATATTCCATTTGGATTTGGAACTGCTTTAATTGCAGGAGTACTTCAAGCAATTGTTATTACTGGTTGTCACCAAGTATTACAAGGATTGGAAATGCAATTAGTAACAAATGGTAGCATACCTGTAGATGGTGTAGCTAGTGGATCAATTTTCAATGCTATATGAACAGCTTCAATTATTTCACAAGGTGGAGCTGCAATGGCAGTTGCGTTGAAAACAAAATCAAAACAAGAAAAGAATTTAGCAATGTCTTCATCAGTATCAACAATGTTTGGTATAACAGAGCCAGCTATTTTTGGAGTTAACTTACCAAAAATAAAACCATTTATTTTTGCATCAGCGGGAGGAGCAATTGGAGGATTTGTTGCAGGTCTGTTAAATGTAAAATGTAGTGGAATGGGAGTTACTGTATTGCCAGGATTGCTATTGTATACAGACAGTGTTAGAAACTTATTGTTAATTATATTAGTAAATGTAGTTTCATTTGGTAGTGCTTTTGCCTTATCATTCTTTTTCTATTGAGAAGCAGGAAGAAAAGTAACTCAAAAACAAATTGATGCTTATGCAACAAAAGTTGTTAATGCTCAAATTGATTTGAAAAAATTTGCAAAAGAAGTAGAAGTTAAAAATCATGAGCAAAAAGTAAAATCATTTGAAAATAAATTGGAAAAAATGAAAGTTAAAGAAGCAAAATTAAAAGAAGATAAAGTTAAATATGAAACTTATATTCAAGAAGTTAAAGTTTTAAAAGAACAAGAAAAAGCTGAAAAAACAAAAGTTAAATTAGAAAAACAACAAGCTAAAGAAGAATTACAAAAACTAAAAGCTGATCCCAAAAAATGAGAAGAACTTTTAGCAAAAGTAAAAGCAGACAAACTTGTTGAAAAACAAAAACTAAAAGAAGAAAAAGCAAAAAATAAAATAACTAGATAA
- a CDS encoding glycoside hydrolase family 32 protein: protein MKWEKYSLINESHLELFKQYHDKKEKDWYNNQFHLSGYAGSTNDPNGLVFYRGQYFVFMQNCPFSIEHWNKSWGLYTTKDFINYTYEGLTLIPSNDYDKNGVFSGSARVNSKGEMEIYYTGNVKFNDIDRTSYTLRAFIDLKEKIVTKELLFECDLKKYTGHFRDPIVFEKNNKLFMLNGAQTLNKEGVLNVYEFNGNSWEFKKDILIDEGDEQNSYMVECPNYFAIDGKEYIFSCLEQETSLKEGSHFVKYREVEIDNDLNFNFKTNLRKIDLGFDFYAPQIFSNTQDRIIMLGWLGNSKSNPFPEELTTWSNHLTIPRELFVKNDYLYQLPIKELENLRLGEISSNKDSYEYKNGLVEIIGENISNKDFEIKIQSNDKFISLRNENSNFIIDRSKMDFNDEENLPSIINLNNLDIDKIRILVDRSCLEIFINDGQFAISLRFFIKNHNTIITDLENKKIIQLDSNKYIWNNIMFKNQMMER from the coding sequence ATGAAATGAGAAAAATATAGTTTAATAAATGAAAGTCATTTAGAACTTTTTAAACAATATCATGACAAAAAAGAAAAAGATTGATATAACAATCAATTTCATTTATCAGGATATGCAGGTTCAACAAATGATCCAAATGGTTTAGTATTTTACAGAGGACAATATTTTGTATTTATGCAAAATTGTCCTTTTAGCATTGAACATTGAAATAAATCATGAGGATTATATACTACAAAAGATTTTATTAATTATACATATGAAGGACTGACTTTAATTCCATCAAATGACTATGATAAGAATGGTGTTTTTTCAGGAAGTGCAAGAGTTAATTCAAAAGGTGAAATGGAAATCTACTATACAGGTAATGTAAAATTTAATGACATTGACAGAACAAGTTATACTTTAAGAGCATTTATTGATTTAAAAGAAAAAATTGTAACTAAAGAACTTTTATTTGAATGTGATTTAAAAAAATATACAGGTCATTTTAGAGATCCAATTGTATTTGAGAAGAATAATAAATTATTTATGTTAAATGGAGCACAAACTTTAAATAAAGAAGGTGTTTTAAATGTTTATGAATTTAATGGCAATAGTTGAGAATTCAAAAAAGATATTTTAATCGATGAAGGTGATGAACAAAATTCATATATGGTTGAATGTCCAAATTACTTTGCAATTGATGGCAAGGAATATATTTTTTCTTGCTTGGAGCAAGAAACTTCATTAAAAGAGGGAAGTCACTTTGTTAAATATAGAGAAGTTGAAATTGACAATGATTTAAACTTTAATTTTAAAACTAATTTAAGAAAGATAGATTTAGGTTTTGATTTCTATGCTCCACAAATATTTTCAAATACTCAAGATAGAATTATTATGCTGGGTTGATTAGGAAATTCAAAATCAAATCCATTTCCTGAAGAGTTAACTACTTGAAGTAATCATTTAACAATTCCAAGAGAATTATTTGTAAAGAATGATTATTTATATCAATTACCAATTAAAGAGTTGGAAAATTTAAGATTAGGTGAAATTAGTTCAAATAAAGATTCTTATGAGTATAAAAATGGTTTAGTAGAAATAATTGGAGAAAATATTTCAAATAAAGATTTTGAAATTAAGATTCAAAGTAATGATAAGTTTATTAGTTTAAGAAATGAAAATAGTAATTTTATTATTGACAGATCAAAAATGGATTTTAATGATGAAGAAAATCTACCTTCAATAATTAATTTAAATAATTTGGATATTGATAAAATTAGAATTTTAGTGGATAGAAGCTGTTTAGAGATTTTTATTAATGATGGTCAATTTGCAATTTCTTTAAGATTTTTTATAAAAAATCATAATACAATTATTACAGATTTAGAAAATAAAAAAATTATTCAACTAGATTCAAACAAATATATTTGAAATAATATAATGTTTAAAAATCAAATGATGGAGAGATAA
- a CDS encoding carbohydrate kinase family protein — translation MKKIISIGEVLMDVYSTNEVNQAIVGGASFNVACSIAALKNNESYFMGSLGNDNYKEDIKLFIEKFGIKTDFIQHSELPTTIAKVTLDENKERFFEFIRNSDADFHLSKFSNNQLKKIDFVHFGSATGLLDGDLNKSYWDLFKFVKDNNIKFCFDPNFRDKLWKTESEIKQFIKLCKPFLDSANLIKLSDEELLLISGMIKEENALKSLMKSNPNALICITRGSKETMCGWKNEIIYVPTIECKEIADTTGAGDAFISCLINEFVSKDIEQKSSKEEIIEIISTSNKFANKAVRYLGALTFLDHLD, via the coding sequence ATGAAAAAAATAATTTCAATAGGTGAAGTTTTAATGGATGTATATTCAACAAATGAAGTTAATCAAGCAATAGTGGGTGGTGCAAGTTTTAATGTGGCATGTTCAATAGCTGCTTTGAAAAATAATGAAAGTTATTTTATGGGAAGTTTAGGAAATGACAATTATAAAGAAGATATAAAGTTATTTATAGAAAAATTTGGTATAAAAACAGATTTTATTCAACACTCTGAACTGCCAACAACAATTGCAAAAGTTACTTTAGATGAAAATAAAGAAAGATTTTTTGAATTTATTAGAAATAGTGATGCTGATTTTCATTTATCTAAATTTTCAAATAATCAATTAAAAAAAATTGACTTTGTTCATTTTGGAAGTGCAACAGGATTATTAGATGGAGATTTAAATAAATCTTATTGAGATTTATTTAAATTTGTAAAAGACAATAATATTAAGTTTTGTTTTGATCCAAATTTCAGAGACAAATTATGAAAAACTGAATCTGAGATAAAGCAATTTATTAAATTGTGCAAACCTTTTTTAGACTCAGCAAATTTAATTAAATTAAGTGATGAAGAATTATTGTTAATATCAGGAATGATTAAAGAAGAAAATGCTTTAAAATCTTTAATGAAATCCAATCCAAATGCTTTAATTTGCATAACTCGTGGAAGTAAAGAAACTATGTGTGGTTGAAAAAATGAAATAATTTATGTTCCAACAATTGAATGTAAAGAAATAGCAGATACAACTGGAGCAGGAGATGCATTTATTTCATGTTTAATTAATGAATTTGTATCAAAAGATATTGAACAAAAATCTTCAAAAGAAGAAATTATTGAAATTATTTCAACTTCAAATAAATTTGCAAATAAAGCTGTTAGATATCTAGGGGCTTTAACTTTCCTTGATCATTTAGACTAA
- a CDS encoding anaerobic ribonucleoside triphosphate reductase — translation MSLKGNNYNVIVDEFNQVISTTSNDIKNENANMSGDTPSGKMMKFASISAKDFALENLVKDTHSKLHKKSLIHIHDLDYYPTKSATCVQYNIEEIFKNGFKTRNGLIKEPQSIGVYTELAAIVFQTAQNEMHGGQSIPAFDYFMAPGVNKSFRKALIKNLNHFFIFSSIEFNEQKINEIKNDEQITFKNLTKSTLEKYLSGYKISDENFKKIYDLTVKEVEKETDQAMEGFVYNLNTQHSRGGNQVVFSSVNLGTDTSKEGRQVIRSLFKALENGLGNGETSIFPIVIFKIKLGVNFDENDYNKAMSLSQDKWFEDNTWNVKNFDLFLQAIRTTSLRLFPNFMFLDQKFNQHELWKADDKNSWYYEPATMGCRTRVFENINGEKTSIGRGNLSFTSLNLPYIALELLKEQGKLKDEKINFNEIDIDQIKKDFLKKIEFYSQKVCEQLKIRYDYQTTALAKEFPFLMRNNILTGGKDLQAEEFVKEVFNQGTLTVGFVGLAEALKALLNVHHGESNDAQKFGIEIIKVINKVALKWKEDTHLNFGVIATPAESVAGRMAKITRKEFGLIKEITERDYFTNSNHVPVYYNISAAEKIKKEAEYHSLTLAGSISYVELDGEAKKNLHAILSIINAMRVYGTNYGSLNHPVDRCKECNYTSLIPFKCQMCGSEEISRTRRITGYLVGDLDGWNKGKQAEEAERVKHNTNC, via the coding sequence ATGAGTTTAAAAGGAAATAATTACAATGTTATTGTTGATGAATTTAACCAAGTAATTTCAACTACAAGCAATGATATTAAGAATGAAAATGCGAATATGAGCGGAGATACTCCAAGTGGAAAAATGATGAAATTTGCTTCAATTTCAGCAAAAGATTTTGCTTTGGAAAATTTAGTTAAAGATACTCACTCAAAATTACACAAAAAATCATTGATTCACATTCATGATTTGGATTATTATCCAACTAAATCAGCGACTTGTGTACAATACAATATTGAAGAAATATTTAAAAATGGTTTTAAAACTAGAAATGGTTTAATTAAAGAACCACAATCAATAGGGGTTTATACTGAGCTTGCAGCAATAGTTTTTCAAACTGCACAAAATGAAATGCATGGTGGTCAATCAATTCCAGCATTTGATTATTTTATGGCACCAGGAGTTAATAAAAGTTTTAGAAAAGCTTTAATTAAGAATTTAAATCATTTTTTTATATTTTCAAGTATTGAATTTAATGAGCAAAAAATTAATGAAATAAAAAATGATGAACAAATAACATTTAAAAATTTAACAAAATCAACTCTTGAAAAGTACTTATCAGGTTATAAAATATCAGATGAGAATTTTAAAAAAATATATGATTTAACAGTTAAAGAAGTTGAAAAAGAAACAGATCAAGCAATGGAAGGTTTTGTTTATAATTTAAATACTCAACATTCACGTGGAGGAAATCAAGTAGTTTTCTCATCTGTTAATTTAGGAACAGATACTTCAAAAGAAGGAAGACAAGTTATAAGATCATTATTTAAAGCATTAGAAAATGGATTGGGAAATGGAGAAACTTCAATTTTCCCAATAGTTATTTTTAAAATTAAACTAGGAGTTAACTTTGATGAAAATGACTATAATAAAGCTATGAGTTTAAGTCAAGATAAATGATTTGAAGATAATACTTGAAATGTTAAAAACTTTGATTTGTTTTTACAAGCAATTAGAACTACAAGTTTAAGATTATTTCCAAACTTTATGTTTTTAGATCAAAAATTTAATCAACATGAATTATGAAAAGCAGATGATAAAAACTCATGATATTATGAACCTGCAACAATGGGATGTAGAACTAGAGTATTTGAAAATATCAATGGAGAAAAAACTTCAATTGGAAGAGGGAATTTGAGCTTTACATCATTAAACTTACCTTATATTGCTCTTGAACTATTAAAAGAGCAAGGAAAATTAAAAGATGAAAAAATTAATTTTAATGAAATTGATATCGATCAAATCAAAAAAGATTTCTTAAAAAAAATAGAGTTTTATTCACAAAAAGTTTGTGAACAATTAAAAATTCGCTATGATTATCAAACAACAGCACTTGCAAAAGAATTTCCATTTTTAATGAGAAATAATATTTTAACAGGGGGAAAAGATTTACAAGCAGAAGAGTTTGTTAAAGAAGTATTTAACCAAGGAACATTAACAGTTGGTTTTGTTGGTCTTGCAGAAGCTCTTAAAGCTCTTTTAAATGTTCATCACGGAGAATCAAATGATGCACAAAAATTTGGAATAGAAATAATTAAAGTTATTAATAAAGTTGCTTTAAAATGAAAAGAAGATACTCATTTAAATTTTGGAGTTATTGCAACTCCAGCAGAATCAGTAGCTGGAAGAATGGCAAAAATTACAAGAAAAGAGTTTGGTTTAATAAAAGAAATAACTGAAAGAGATTATTTTACAAATTCAAATCATGTTCCAGTTTATTACAACATTAGTGCTGCTGAAAAAATAAAAAAAGAAGCTGAGTATCACTCTTTAACTTTAGCAGGAAGTATAAGTTATGTAGAACTTGATGGAGAGGCAAAGAAAAACTTACATGCAATTCTTTCGATTATTAATGCAATGAGAGTTTATGGCACTAATTATGGAAGTTTAAATCATCCAGTGGATAGATGTAAAGAATGTAATTATACTTCTTTAATTCCATTTAAATGCCAAATGTGTGGAAGTGAAGAAATTTCAAGAACAAGAAGAATTACTGGTTACTTAGTTGGTGATTTAGATGGATGAAATAAAGGTAAACAAGCTGAAGAAGCAGAGAGAGTTAAACATAATACTAACTGTTAA
- the nrdG gene encoding anaerobic ribonucleoside-triphosphate reductase activating protein: MKILKIFKETISDGPGIRYSIYVAGCLHACKGCHNMISWSFKIGRDFDKQYEQEIIDEIKANPLLNGITFSGGDPMFSAIELIPFVKRIKKETGLNIWLYTGFTIEELIAKKDDKDENQSAMYQLLLEVDILVDGRFVQELYDPNILYRGSSNQRLIDVKNYLKL; the protein is encoded by the coding sequence ATGAAAATTTTAAAAATTTTTAAAGAAACAATAAGTGATGGACCAGGAATAAGATATTCAATTTATGTAGCGGGTTGTTTACATGCTTGTAAAGGTTGTCATAATATGATTAGTTGAAGTTTTAAAATTGGGAGAGACTTTGATAAACAATACGAGCAAGAAATTATAGATGAAATAAAAGCAAATCCCTTATTAAATGGAATTACATTTAGTGGGGGAGATCCAATGTTTAGTGCAATTGAATTAATTCCTTTTGTTAAAAGAATTAAAAAAGAAACTGGTTTAAACATATGACTTTATACTGGTTTTACAATTGAAGAGTTAATTGCAAAAAAAGATGATAAAGATGAAAATCAATCAGCTATGTATCAACTTTTATTAGAAGTAGATATACTTGTTGATGGAAGGTTTGTTCAAGAACTTTATGATCCAAATATTTTATACAGAGGAAGTTCAAATCAAAGATTAATTGATGTTAAGAATTATTTAAAATTGTAA
- a CDS encoding DDE-type integrase/transposase/recombinase codes for MSLQGQNQKEIVQQLLINTKSNRTMICKILNINRTSTYKKNKTLMNFLDDTRIMNLVISEIERNNFLSAYSAKRWALYFKLNYIDPFRINHKKLERIFKKFNHIAYYIKKQSKHEIKRYNETIRKNYLKEAKEIGFENIWTSDITEFSVKTKKGYICTVQDNLTGEIIGKSKRIDNQKTDFVLEAVEMAYKNKKYLGSILLHSDNGNQYTSLDYISLCNDLQIIRSYSKPGTPHHNGKHESFHGRLKDETIRTCYIENINQCMEIAWAWLDFYNNDRIRMNKKW; via the coding sequence ATGAGCCTCCAAGGCCAAAACCAAAAAGAAATAGTTCAACAATTATTGATAAATACCAAGAGCAATAGAACAATGATTTGTAAAATTTTAAATATTAATAGAACATCAACATATAAAAAAAATAAAACTTTAATGAATTTCCTGGATGATACAAGAATTATGAATTTAGTTATTTCAGAAATTGAAAGGAATAATTTCCTTAGTGCTTATAGTGCTAAAAGATGAGCCCTATATTTTAAATTAAATTATATTGACCCTTTCAGAATTAATCATAAAAAATTAGAACGTATATTTAAAAAATTTAATCATATTGCATATTACATTAAGAAACAATCTAAACATGAGATTAAAAGATATAACGAAACTATTAGAAAGAATTATTTAAAAGAAGCAAAAGAAATTGGTTTTGAAAATATTTGAACTAGTGATATAACTGAATTTTCAGTTAAAACAAAAAAAGGTTATATTTGCACAGTTCAAGATAATTTAACTGGAGAAATAATAGGAAAATCTAAAAGAATTGATAATCAAAAAACAGATTTTGTTCTTGAAGCTGTAGAAATGGCATATAAAAATAAAAAATATTTAGGTTCAATATTATTACATTCAGATAATGGAAATCAATATACCTCTCTGGATTACATAAGTTTATGTAATGATTTACAAATTATTAGAAGCTATTCAAAACCAGGAACACCTCATCATAATGGTAAACATGAAAGTTTTCATGGTCGTTTAAAAGATGAAACTATAAGAACATGTTATATTGAAAACATTAATCAATGTATGGAAATAGCATGAGCATGATTGGACTTTTATAATAATGATAGAATTAGAATGAATAAAAAATGATAA
- a CDS encoding lipoprotein has protein sequence MKKLLSVLATIGFVSSSTVSVVACGTKEKSKDTSKPEEPKKEDLNDIIRDFQSEVTKIYNNHMKSEVIGNLIGLQETEKNYLFIKKDNIIAFSNKEKDITAENKKQIENDENLILRSKLLAEKLNELKKVNRYKVILDDVDSIFDGIEVIYNDNFKIKSGELSQGVYIGNLINEYKVNIKYKGKNDIEKFEIGDTLKYTSTDDETFKVAGDNLAKNIEKDFLVSNEMKKYSNFEWKNIKNSKNFYEGYGEFSNEIKNYINSNDEYKNSLISFIKQNYFKSFENLNLNFNQSNIYMDSSFRNNLLNVFETKSATSFEDYTKSDQNSEKIFKTIFRNDPNSESTKQVLKELYFTSNNMDKWNKELITLKSNYLKNLKLTDQQINLIEKSNEYISADSIGNIKLKGATITIGSGVNKYIHELPDFNLSVTYNASSKVEEKIDFLSEFTSKVIIKGMHNFYGMDSNFKYPEFNSDQDYLMNIGDKELINFMKEYIKSNPSKSGGLVRLWWSLWNDLDYQKTKEFISNLNIFNMLLTNNLKSVYLINSNLSNNIKDISNSTQETYWNNKIEYVLNENDISFIPAKSGAKDKIPDTITFKLGYLAINFKYEKLFNLSENQEAKAFIKFV, from the coding sequence ATGAAAAAATTATTAAGTGTATTGGCAACAATTGGTTTTGTATCGTCATCAACTGTTAGTGTAGTTGCTTGTGGTACAAAAGAGAAATCTAAAGATACTTCTAAACCAGAAGAGCCTAAAAAAGAAGATTTAAATGATATTATAAGAGATTTTCAATCTGAAGTTACAAAAATTTACAATAATCATATGAAAAGTGAAGTTATTGGAAATCTTATAGGTCTACAAGAAACAGAAAAAAACTATTTGTTTATTAAAAAGGATAATATAATAGCTTTTTCAAATAAAGAAAAAGATATAACAGCTGAAAATAAAAAACAAATAGAAAATGATGAAAATTTAATTTTAAGATCAAAATTATTGGCAGAAAAATTAAATGAGTTAAAAAAAGTAAATAGATATAAAGTTATTTTAGATGATGTTGACTCTATTTTTGATGGAATAGAAGTTATTTATAATGATAATTTTAAAATAAAATCAGGTGAGTTATCTCAAGGAGTTTATATTGGAAACCTTATAAATGAATATAAAGTGAATATAAAATATAAAGGAAAAAATGATATTGAGAAATTTGAAATTGGAGATACTTTAAAATATACTTCAACAGATGATGAAACATTTAAAGTAGCAGGAGATAATCTAGCAAAAAATATTGAAAAAGATTTTTTAGTTTCAAATGAAATGAAAAAATACTCTAATTTTGAGTGAAAGAATATAAAAAATAGTAAAAATTTTTATGAAGGGTATGGAGAATTTTCAAATGAAATAAAAAATTATATAAATTCAAATGATGAATATAAAAATAGTTTAATTAGTTTTATTAAACAAAATTATTTTAAAAGTTTTGAAAATTTAAATTTAAATTTTAATCAAAGCAATATTTATATGGATTCAAGTTTTAGAAATAATTTATTAAATGTATTTGAAACTAAAAGTGCAACCTCTTTTGAAGATTATACAAAGTCAGATCAAAATTCTGAGAAAATTTTTAAAACTATTTTTAGAAATGATCCAAATAGTGAATCAACTAAACAAGTTCTAAAAGAATTATATTTTACAAGTAATAATATGGATAAATGAAATAAAGAGCTAATTACTTTAAAAAGTAATTATCTTAAAAATTTAAAATTAACAGATCAACAAATTAACTTAATTGAAAAATCAAATGAATATATTAGTGCAGATTCAATAGGGAATATTAAATTAAAAGGGGCAACTATTACAATAGGTTCAGGAGTTAATAAATATATTCATGAATTGCCTGATTTTAATTTATCTGTAACATATAATGCTTCTTCAAAAGTTGAAGAAAAAATTGACTTTTTAAGTGAGTTTACTTCAAAAGTAATAATAAAAGGTATGCATAATTTTTATGGAATGGATTCAAATTTTAAATATCCAGAGTTTAATTCTGATCAAGATTATTTAATGAATATCGGAGATAAAGAATTAATTAATTTTATGAAAGAATATATTAAGTCTAATCCTTCAAAATCAGGAGGTTTAGTTCGTCTATGATGAAGTCTTTGAAATGATTTAGATTATCAAAAAACTAAGGAGTTTATTAGTAATTTAAATATTTTTAATATGTTGTTAACTAATAACCTGAAATCAGTCTATTTAATTAATTCAAACCTTTCAAATAATATCAAAGATATTTCAAATTCAACTCAGGAAACTTATTGAAATAATAAAATTGAATATGTTTTAAACGAAAATGATATATCTTTTATTCCTGCAAAAAGTGGAGCAAAAGATAAAATTCCTGACACTATTACATTTAAATTGGGTTATTTAGCAATTAACTTTAAATATGAAAAATTATTTAATTTATCTGAAAATCAAGAAGCAAAAGCATTTATTAAATTTGTGTAG